AAGAAGGATTGATCGAGGAACTAGAAAGTTTCTCCCCCATCTCAGACTATACCGGCAAAATAGAGCTTCACTTTTTAGCCAAAAACTATAAGCTCAAACGCCCCAAATATGATGTAGACGAGGCCAAGCGGCGGGATAGCACCTATGGTGTGCAGATGTACGTTCCGACTCGTTTAATCAACAAAGAAACGGGTGAAATTAAAGAACAAGAGGTCTTTATTGGTGACCTGCCTCTGATGACGGAGCGAGGCACCTTTATTATAAATGGTGCTGAGCGGGTTATTGTTAACCAAATCGTTCGTAGTCCTGGGGTTTACTACAAATCTGAAACGGATAAAAATGGGCGCCGGACTTACAACGCCAGCCTTATTCCTAACCGGGGTGCCTGGTTAAAATTTGAGACAGATAAAAATAGTTTGGTCTGGGTTCGCATTGATAAAACCCGTAAGCTATCGGCCCAAGTTCTACTCAAGGCTCTAGGTCTCAGCGATGGTGAAATTTTTGATCGCCTTCGCCACCCAGAATATTATCAAAAGACCATTGATAAGGAGGGTCAGTTTGGGGAAGAGGAAGCCCTTCTAGAACTTTACCGAAAACTGCGCCCCGGCGAACCTCCTACGGTCAGTGGGGGTACTCAGCTGCTAGAGTCCCGATTCTTTGACCCCAAGCGGTATGACTTAGGTCGAGTCGGTCGCTATAAACTAAACAAGAAACTTCGTCTCAATACCCCTGAGCCCACGCGGGTGTTGACGCCAGACGATATCTTAGCCGCCATCGATTACTTAATCAATTTGGAATTTGATATCGGCTCTGTGGATGACATCGACCACTTAGGGAATCGTCGGGTTCGCTCTGTGGGCGAACTGTTGCAGAATCAAGTTCGTGTTGGTCTCAACCGCCTCGAGCGGATCATCAAAGAGCGGATGACGGTGTCTGACGTGGAGTCTTTGACCCCTGCATCTTTGGTCAATCCCAAACCACTGGTGGCGGCCATTAAAGAATTCTTTGGGTCCAGCCAACTGTCTCAGTTTATGGATCAGACGAATCCTCTGGCAGAGCTGACCCACAAGCGTCGACTAAGTGCCCTCGGCCCAGGAGGATTGACCCGGGAACGTGCAGGCTTTGCGGTTCGTGATATTCACCCCAGTCACTATGGCCGAATTTGCCCGATTGAGACTCCTGAAGGTCCTAACGCGGGTCTGATTGGTTCTTTGGCCACCCATGCTCGGGTGAATCCTTATGGATTTATCGAAACCCCCTTCTATCCAGTTGAGCATGGTCGAGTTCTTAAAGAACAGGCTCCGCAGTATATGACTGCCGATGAAGAAGATGATTTGCGGGTTGCACCTGGGGATATCCCCATGGATGCAGAGGGATATATCCAAGGTGAGATTGTGCCTGTGCGCTATCGTCAGGACTTTACCACCACATCCCCTGAAGAGGTAGACTATGTGGCGGTCTCTCCCGTGCAAATTATTTCGGTGGCAACCTCTCTGATTCCGTTTCTTGAGCATGATGATGCTAACCGTGCCTTGATGGGATCGAACATGCAGCGACAGGCCGTGCCTTTGCTACAGCCGGAGCGCCCTTTGGTGGGTACCGGGCTAGAAGCTCAGGCAGCTCGCGACTCAGGGATGGTGATTATCAGCCAGACTGATGGTGAAGTCACCTATGTCTCTGCGGATTCCATTCGCATTCGAGACCTGGAGGGGAATGAAAACGAGTATTTAATCCAAAAATATCAGCGCTCTAACCAGGATACTTGCTTAAACCAACGCCCCATTGTGTTTGTGGGCGATCAGGTTCGAGAAGGTCAAATTATTGCAGATGGCTCGGCAACAGAAGGTGGGGAATTGGCATTGGGCCAGAATATCCTCGTGGTCTATATGCCCTGGGAAGGCTACAACTATGAAGATGCCATCCTCGTGAGTGAGCGGTTGGTGCGTGATGATGTGTATACCTCCATCCACATCGAGAAATTTGAAATTGAAGCCCGGCAAACCAAGCTAGGCCCAGAAGAAATTACCCGAGAAATTCCCAACGTGGGTGAAGATTCTCTCCGGCAACTGGATGAGAACGGCATTATTCGGATTGGTGCTTGGGTCGAAGCAGGCGACATTTTGGTGGGTAAAGTCACGCCCAAGGGTGAATCGGATCAGCCTCCTGAAGAAAAGTTACTGCGAGCCATCTTTGGTGAAAAAGCCAGAGATGTGCGAGATAACTCCCTAAGAGTACCCAACGGTGAAAAAGGCCGGGTGGTCGATGTCCGGGTCTTTACCCGTGAGCAAGGAGATGAACTTCCACCTGGGGCCAATATGGTGGTTCGCGTTTACGTTGCCCAGAAACGCAAACTGCAGGTGGGTGACAAGATGGCCGGTCGTCACGGCAACAAAGGGATTATCTCCCGTATCTTGCCGATTGAAGATATGCCGTATCTCGCGGATGGAACTCCGGTTGACCTCGTGTTGAATCCCCTGGGGGTTCCCTCTCGAATGAATGTGGGCCAAGTCTTTGAATGTCTCCTAGGTTGGGCGGGGCAAAATCTAAATACCCGCTTCAAACTGACTCCCTTTGATGAAATGCATGGAGAAGAGGCATCTCGAAGTACGGTTCACGGCAAGCTAGAGGAAGCTCAACAGAAAACTGGCAAAGATTGGCTTTATGACCCTGAAAAACCAGGCAAACTGCAGGTGTTTGATGGGCGAACCGGGGAACCCTTTGACCAACCGGTCACGGTGGGTAAAGCCTATATGTTGAAGCTGGTTCACTTGGTGGATGACAAGATTCACGCTCGGTCGACGGGTCCATACTCCTTGGTGACTCAGCAGCCTTTGGGGGGTAAAGCCCAGCAGGGTGGACAGCGATTTGGAGAAATGGAAGTGTGGGCCTTGGAAGCCTTTGGGGCAGCCTATACCTTGCAAGAACTCCTAACGGTCAAATCCGACGATATGCAAGGGCGGAATGAAGCGCTGAATGCCATTGTGAAAGGCCAGGCGATTCCCCGACCGGGTACACCTGAATCCTTCAAGGTGTTGATGCGAGAGCTGCAATCTCTGTGTTTAGATATCGCGGTTCACAAAATCGAAACGGAAGATGATGGTGGTAGCCGGGATATGGAAGTCGATTTGATGGCTGATGTTAGCCACAAGCGCACTCCCTCCCGTCCCACCTATGAATCGTTCTCCAGGATTGATATGGAAGAAGGGGAAAGTTAATTGTCTGCCGGACAGTAGGGTTGAACGGATGATCCCTTCAACCCAATTCATTTCGAAGCATATTTAGCAAGGAACAAGAGGAAGCTAATCGCGATGCCAAAGCTCGAACAACGATTTGACTATGTCAAAATTGGGCTAGCCTCTCCGGAACGGATCCGGCAGTGGGGGGAGCGTACCTTACCCAATAACCAAGTGGTCGGTGAAGTCACCAAACCAGAAACCATCAACTACCGAACTTTAAAACCGGAGATGGATGGTCTGTTTTGTGAGCGGATCTTTGGTCCTGCCAAGGATTGGGAATGTCACTGTGGCAAATATAAGCGGGTTCGGCACCGAGGTATCGTCTGTGAGCGCTGTGGCGTCGAGGTGACTGAGTCGCGGGTGCGACGACATCGTATGGGCTATATCAAATTAGCTGCTCCCGTGACCCACGTTTGGTACTTGAAAGGTATTCCGAGCTATATGGCTACGTTGCTGGACATGCCCCTGCGGGATGTAGAGCAGATTGTTTATTTCAATGCCTATGTGGTTTTGGACCCAGGCAACGCAGATACCTTGTCCTATAAGCAACTACTAACGGAAGATCAGTGGATCGAAATTGAAGATCAAATCTATAGCGAGGATTCTCAGCTAGAAGGGATTGAAGTCGGCATTGGTGCTGAGGCTGTGCAAAGACTGCTCCAGGACATCCAGCTTGAAACAGAAGCTGAAACCCTGAGAGAGGACATTGGCAACGCTAAGGGCCAGAAAAGAGCCAAGCTGATTAAGCGATTGCGGGTCATCGATAACTTTGTAGGAACGGGCTCTCAAACCGATTGGATGGTTCTGAGCGTGATCCCAGTTATTCCACCGGATTTGAGGCCAATGGTGCAGTTGGATGGTGGACGATTTGCCACCTCTGACCTCAATGATCTGTACCGTCGAGTGATTAATCGCAATAATCGCCTCGCTCGATTGCAAGAGATTTTAGCTCCAGAGATTATCGTTCGAAATGAGAAACGGATGTTGCAAGAGGCGGTGGATGCCTTGATCGACAACGGCCGCCGAGGTCGAACTGTGGTGGGAGCGAATAACCGTCCCTTAAAATCCTTGTCTGACATCATTGAAGGAAAGCAAGGTCGTTTCCGGCAGAACCTTCTGGGTAAACGGGTTGACTATTCCGGTCGTTCTGTGATCGTCGTGGGTCCCAAGCTGAAGATGCACCAGTGCGGCTTGCCCAAAGAGATGGCGATTGAACTCTTTCAACCCTTTGTTATTCACCGTTTGATTGGCCAAGGTCTAGTGAATAACATCAAAGCGGCTAAGCGCCTAATCCAGCGTAATGATCCCGTCATTTGGGATGTGTTGGAAGAAGTGATTGAAGGGCATCCAGTGATGCTCAACCGAGCGCCGACCTTGCACCGATTGGGAATTCAAGCGTTTGAACCTATCTTGGTGGATGGTCGAGCCATTCAACTTCATCCTTTGGTTTGCCCGGCCTTTAACGCCGACTTTGACGGGGACCAAATGGCGGTGCACGTTCCCCTTTCAATTGAAGCTCAGTCTGAAGCCCGTCTTCTGATGTTGGCCTCAAATAATATTCTGTCGCCAGCCACAGGGCGTCCCATTGTTACGCCTAGTCAGGACATGGTGTTGGGAGCTTACTATCTGACCGCAGATAATCCAGGTCGGCAAAATGGGGCAGGTAAGTATTTTGCGAGTTTAGACGATGCCATTATGGCCTATGAGCAGCAGCAAGTTGACTTACATGCCTATGTGTGGGTGCGGTTTGATGGACCAGTAGATGATGGCGAGGACGACATTGAGCCTGAGGTAGAAACCTCTGCGGATGGCGTTGTCACTCAAACTTACCCCTCTCGTCGAATTCGTAAGGATGCAGACGGGACATTAATTTCACAATA
The genomic region above belongs to Acaryochloris sp. CCMEE 5410 and contains:
- the rpoB gene encoding DNA-directed RNA polymerase subunit beta, which codes for MTNSIYTQPAFTLPDLVEIQRESFRSFLEEGLIEELESFSPISDYTGKIELHFLAKNYKLKRPKYDVDEAKRRDSTYGVQMYVPTRLINKETGEIKEQEVFIGDLPLMTERGTFIINGAERVIVNQIVRSPGVYYKSETDKNGRRTYNASLIPNRGAWLKFETDKNSLVWVRIDKTRKLSAQVLLKALGLSDGEIFDRLRHPEYYQKTIDKEGQFGEEEALLELYRKLRPGEPPTVSGGTQLLESRFFDPKRYDLGRVGRYKLNKKLRLNTPEPTRVLTPDDILAAIDYLINLEFDIGSVDDIDHLGNRRVRSVGELLQNQVRVGLNRLERIIKERMTVSDVESLTPASLVNPKPLVAAIKEFFGSSQLSQFMDQTNPLAELTHKRRLSALGPGGLTRERAGFAVRDIHPSHYGRICPIETPEGPNAGLIGSLATHARVNPYGFIETPFYPVEHGRVLKEQAPQYMTADEEDDLRVAPGDIPMDAEGYIQGEIVPVRYRQDFTTTSPEEVDYVAVSPVQIISVATSLIPFLEHDDANRALMGSNMQRQAVPLLQPERPLVGTGLEAQAARDSGMVIISQTDGEVTYVSADSIRIRDLEGNENEYLIQKYQRSNQDTCLNQRPIVFVGDQVREGQIIADGSATEGGELALGQNILVVYMPWEGYNYEDAILVSERLVRDDVYTSIHIEKFEIEARQTKLGPEEITREIPNVGEDSLRQLDENGIIRIGAWVEAGDILVGKVTPKGESDQPPEEKLLRAIFGEKARDVRDNSLRVPNGEKGRVVDVRVFTREQGDELPPGANMVVRVYVAQKRKLQVGDKMAGRHGNKGIISRILPIEDMPYLADGTPVDLVLNPLGVPSRMNVGQVFECLLGWAGQNLNTRFKLTPFDEMHGEEASRSTVHGKLEEAQQKTGKDWLYDPEKPGKLQVFDGRTGEPFDQPVTVGKAYMLKLVHLVDDKIHARSTGPYSLVTQQPLGGKAQQGGQRFGEMEVWALEAFGAAYTLQELLTVKSDDMQGRNEALNAIVKGQAIPRPGTPESFKVLMRELQSLCLDIAVHKIETEDDGGSRDMEVDLMADVSHKRTPSRPTYESFSRIDMEEGES
- a CDS encoding DNA-directed RNA polymerase subunit gamma — encoded protein: MPKLEQRFDYVKIGLASPERIRQWGERTLPNNQVVGEVTKPETINYRTLKPEMDGLFCERIFGPAKDWECHCGKYKRVRHRGIVCERCGVEVTESRVRRHRMGYIKLAAPVTHVWYLKGIPSYMATLLDMPLRDVEQIVYFNAYVVLDPGNADTLSYKQLLTEDQWIEIEDQIYSEDSQLEGIEVGIGAEAVQRLLQDIQLETEAETLREDIGNAKGQKRAKLIKRLRVIDNFVGTGSQTDWMVLSVIPVIPPDLRPMVQLDGGRFATSDLNDLYRRVINRNNRLARLQEILAPEIIVRNEKRMLQEAVDALIDNGRRGRTVVGANNRPLKSLSDIIEGKQGRFRQNLLGKRVDYSGRSVIVVGPKLKMHQCGLPKEMAIELFQPFVIHRLIGQGLVNNIKAAKRLIQRNDPVIWDVLEEVIEGHPVMLNRAPTLHRLGIQAFEPILVDGRAIQLHPLVCPAFNADFDGDQMAVHVPLSIEAQSEARLLMLASNNILSPATGRPIVTPSQDMVLGAYYLTADNPGRQNGAGKYFASLDDAIMAYEQQQVDLHAYVWVRFDGPVDDGEDDIEPEVETSADGVVTQTYPSRRIRKDADGTLISQYIRTTPGRIIYNKTIQDSLAS